From Nocardioides faecalis:
TCTACGGCACGCCGGGGGAGAGCGAGCAGGACTGGGGCCGGACCCTGGAGGCGGCCCTGGCGTGCGAGCCCGACCACGTCTCGGCGTACTCGCTCATCGTCGAGGACGGCACCGCCCTGGCCCGCCGTGTGCGCCGCGGCGAGCTGCCGATGCCCGACGAGGACGACCTCGCCGACAAGTACGTGCAGGCCGACGACCGGTTCGCCGCGGCCGGCCTGGGCTGGTACGAGGTGTCGAACTGGGCGCGGGACACCGCGGCCCGGTGCCGGCACAACCTCGGCTACTGGCGCGGGGCGAGCTGGTGGGGCGTGGGCCCCGGCGCGCACTCCCACGTCGGCGGGGTCCGCTGGTGGAACGTCAAGCACCCCGCCGCCTACGCCGCCCGGTTGCAGGCGGGACACAGCCCGGCCCAGGCCCGCGAGTTGCTCGACGCGCAGACCCGGCAGGTGGAGCGGGTCCTGCTCGAGGTCCGGCTGGCCGATGGCATGGACCCGGCCGCGGTGCCGGGCGAGCCCGCCGACGTCGCGGCCCTGATCGCCGACCTGGTCGCCGACGGCCTGGTGGAGGACCGCCCGGACGTGCTCGTGCTCACCCGCCGTGGGCGGCTGCTCGCCGACGGCGTGGTGCACCGGCTGCTCGCCTGAGGCGACCCGCGGCCGACCCCGTGCGGGCGGCGCGCGAAGTCTGGGAAGGAGGATCAAAGCCCACCAATGCAGTATGGTAAATCGGTAGGCGCCGATCTCCGGCGCCTTCGTGCGGAGGAGGTGCAGCGGCAGTGGCAGACGTGATCGGTTACGTGCCCGGTGCTTTCGACCTGTTTCACATCGGTCACCTGAACGCGTTGCGGCAGGCCCGCAAGTGGTGCGACGTGCTCATCGCCGGCGTCGTCGCGGACGAGATCTGCGAGCAGACCAAGGGAGTCACCCCCACGGTCCCGCTGAGCGAGCGGATGGAGATCGTGGAGGCCATCGGCATCGTGGACGCGGTCTACGCCGAGTGCACGCCGAGCAAGGTGGACTCCTGGCGCGACATCGGCTTCCACCGCATCTTCAAGGGTGACGACTGGCAGGGCACCCCCAAGGGGCGGCGGCTCGAGGAAGAGATGGCGCCCCTGGGCGTCGAGGTCGTCTACTTCCCCTACACGCTGCAGACCTCCTCTACCGCGCTGCGGAAGGCCCTGGCGCACCGCGGCGTCTCGTGAGCCCGGTCGTCTCTGACGACGGCCTGCTCCTTCCCGCCGAGACCCGACCGCTGGTCGTCGAGATCGACGGGCACTACGTCTGGTCGCTGACGCCGTCCCGGGACGGCGCGCCGAGTGGTGCCGGGGTGCTGGTTCCGTGGCCCGAGGTGCTGCGTCCCTACCTGTCCGGACGGGGCCGGATCCGGATCGCCGACTTCTCCGGCGACGACGTGCTGTACGACGACGAGGTCCGGCTCGGTGACGGCGAGGGTGCCCTGGCCGTGGTGGACGCCGCCGGCCACCGCCTCTCGGTGGACAAGGTCGGCCACCTGTCGCGCTCCTTCGCCGACGTCGCGGAGACGGTGCGGGAGGAGATCCTCGCCGGCACCGCGCGGGCGATCGAGGACCTGCGCACCTACGCCGGCGTGCAGCCCTACCTGAACTACGGCGCCCTCCTCGGCGCGATCCGCGAGGGCCGGATGCTCGGCCACGACTCCGACACCGACCTGTGCTACCTCTCGAAGCACTCCTCGCCCGCCGACATCATCGCGGAGTCCTACCGGATCACCCGGGTGATGCGCGAGCGCGGCTGGGAGCTGCTGCGGATGTCGGGCGGCGACATCAAGCTGCTGCTGCCGCTGTCCGACGGCCGCGCCTGCCACATCGACGTCTTCGTCGCCTTCCACGTCGGCGACACCTTCTTCCAGCTCGGCAACCGCAGCGGCACCCTGCCGCGCGAGGCGATCGTGCCGTTCTCGACGATCGAGCTGCACGGCCACGAGTTCCCCGCGCCGGCCGACCCCGAGGCGATGCTGAGCTTCCTCTACGGCCCCCACTGGCGCACCCCGGACCCCTCGTTCCGCTACGAGGACCCGCCCGCCGGCGTACGACGCCTCGACGGCTGGCTGCGCGGGTTCCGCACCGAGATGGGCTCGTGGACGGAGTTCTACAACAGCCCGCTCGCGGCGACCCTGCCGCGCAAGGCGTCGTCGTTCGCGCGCTGGGTGGCGCCCCAGCTCGACGAGCGCCCCGTGCTCGACATCGGCGCCGGCGCCGGCGTCGACACGGTGTGGCTCGCCCGGCACGGCCGGGCGGTGCTCGGCGTGGACTTCTCCCGCGCCGCGCTGCGGGTGCTGCGCCGCCGGGTGCTGCGCGCACAGCGCCGCGACCGCAAGCACCGGCGCGGAGAGGTGCGCACCGCCCAGCTGATCCTCGGCGAGCTGCGCTCCACGATGACGCTCGGCACCCAGCTGGCCCGCGACCCGCACCACCTCTACGCCCGCAACCTCGTGGGCTGCCTCGACAAGGCCGCCCTGGCCCAGCTGTGGGTGCTGGCCCGGATGGCGCTGCGACCGACCGGTGGCCGGCTGTTCCTGGAGTTCCCCGCCGCGGTGCGCGGCGTGACGGAGCCCGCCGGCACCCCTGGCGCCCCCAACGGGCTCCTGCGCCGCAGCGACCCCGAGGCGGTGCGGGCCGCCATCGAGCAGGCCGGCGGGGTCGTGGAGCACTTCGCCGTCGAGCCCGGCGAGGACATGTTCGGTGAGCCCGACCCCGCCGTGTGCCGCATCCGTGCCCACTGGCCCCGACCGAAGGAGACCCGATGAACGCCCGCGAGATGAAGGACCGTCTGCGCGAGGGGATCGCCGAGCGCGCCGGTCTGCGCGCCCGCGTGCGTGCGCTGGAGGCCGAGGTGCAGGAGAACCGGCAGCTGAACCGGCGCATCGCCGAGCTGACCGACGTCGTCGCCGAGCTGCTGATCCCGCTGGAGGAGCGTGACACCAAGCGGGTCGACGAGGTGCTGGAGCGCTACCGCAAGGGGCTCTGAGCCTCAGCGCTG
This genomic window contains:
- the hemW gene encoding radical SAM family heme chaperone HemW, producing MPSALPEGDPAPPDGALPPAALAELGTHDLGFYVHVPFCRVRCGYCDFNTYTATELGPGASRASYADQAVAEVRLARRVLGDADVPVSTVFLGGGTPTLLPAEDLGRMLRAIGEEFSLAPDAEVTTEANPDSVDLAYLSRLREAGYTRVSFGMQSAVPHVLATLDRTHDPERVPVVVDAARAAGFEQVSLDLIYGTPGESEQDWGRTLEAALACEPDHVSAYSLIVEDGTALARRVRRGELPMPDEDDLADKYVQADDRFAAAGLGWYEVSNWARDTAARCRHNLGYWRGASWWGVGPGAHSHVGGVRWWNVKHPAAYAARLQAGHSPAQARELLDAQTRQVERVLLEVRLADGMDPAAVPGEPADVAALIADLVADGLVEDRPDVLVLTRRGRLLADGVVHRLLA
- a CDS encoding adenylyltransferase/cytidyltransferase family protein produces the protein MADVIGYVPGAFDLFHIGHLNALRQARKWCDVLIAGVVADEICEQTKGVTPTVPLSERMEIVEAIGIVDAVYAECTPSKVDSWRDIGFHRIFKGDDWQGTPKGRRLEEEMAPLGVEVVYFPYTLQTSSTALRKALAHRGVS
- a CDS encoding methyltransferase domain-containing protein, with amino-acid sequence MSPVVSDDGLLLPAETRPLVVEIDGHYVWSLTPSRDGAPSGAGVLVPWPEVLRPYLSGRGRIRIADFSGDDVLYDDEVRLGDGEGALAVVDAAGHRLSVDKVGHLSRSFADVAETVREEILAGTARAIEDLRTYAGVQPYLNYGALLGAIREGRMLGHDSDTDLCYLSKHSSPADIIAESYRITRVMRERGWELLRMSGGDIKLLLPLSDGRACHIDVFVAFHVGDTFFQLGNRSGTLPREAIVPFSTIELHGHEFPAPADPEAMLSFLYGPHWRTPDPSFRYEDPPAGVRRLDGWLRGFRTEMGSWTEFYNSPLAATLPRKASSFARWVAPQLDERPVLDIGAGAGVDTVWLARHGRAVLGVDFSRAALRVLRRRVLRAQRRDRKHRRGEVRTAQLILGELRSTMTLGTQLARDPHHLYARNLVGCLDKAALAQLWVLARMALRPTGGRLFLEFPAAVRGVTEPAGTPGAPNGLLRRSDPEAVRAAIEQAGGVVEHFAVEPGEDMFGEPDPAVCRIRAHWPRPKETR
- a CDS encoding DUF6752 domain-containing protein, with protein sequence MNAREMKDRLREGIAERAGLRARVRALEAEVQENRQLNRRIAELTDVVAELLIPLEERDTKRVDEVLERYRKGL